The bacterium genome segment CTTCCACGGCATGCCCAAACAGATAACCCGCTGTTCCCATGACGACAGCCCAGATCAGGGCCCCCAGGTAAAGGCGGGAAAAACCTATACTCAGGATAATCAGGGTCAGGAAGGAGGAGAATAGCCGATATGGAAAGGGTGGCTCCGGCACAGATCTGCCACTTGCCCAGAAGGGTGACCCAGAGCATCACCTTGGTCATTAAGGGGTTGCGGAAAGAGTATAAGAGGTTTGCGATACGGGCGTCCGCGATCACGATGGGATCGGCAGTGAGAAGATCCTCGACGGATCCAAGATAAAGGAGAAAGACGTAGCAAAAGGCCAGACCCAGGAGTGTGGCGGGAAACCCGGAGAACGACTCCCGGTTGAGGCGCCGCTTGATGATTTCGAAAAAGATCGGATGGGAACTGACCAGCCTTTTCATGTCGGGGTTGTCCGCCGCCCCTTCTTTCATGGAGCTTGAAACCGACCGGAGAAAAGACCAGACCGGTTCGGCCTTGCGGACGAGCAGCCATATCACGAAGTTCAGGAACACCAGGACTGCGATGGAAAGATTCCTTTACAAGAACCGGACGCGTCTGACCTTTCGCACCTCCACAGTTCTTCGGAAGACAGGGTTCCCGCCCCCTTTAAAAGTGTTTTCAACATCTCTGAAAAACCAGACCCATCGGCCGGTGGTGGGAGGGAACAGACTTGAGATGTTCGAGGGAGGAGAAAAAGCCTACCCGGCCATGCTCGTGGCAATATCCCTTACCCGAAGCAACGTCTTCCTTTCCAGCTACATCTTTCTCAAGGACAAAACAGGACAGCGCTTCATGGATGCCCTGGGCGAAGCCGCCCGCAGGGGCGTCGACGTAAAAGTCCTTCTGGACGGCGTAGGGGAGCTTTACTCATTTTACAGGACCGGTGGGTGATCCATGGTCTGCGGTCTCCGGGAGGACTATTGTCGACGGCCCGGACGAAAATCTCGACAAACCGGCCCATGTCCTGACTGGTGTCATTTCTGCGGCGCTAAACCGTATCATCATCATGACCCCTTATTTCCTGCCATCCAGGATGGCAAATTACTGTATGGAAACTGTTGCCCGATCCCGGGAACTGACTATTGAAGAGGTTGACAACCGTCCCTTTCCCGGGCGGCTGCGCGATGGTTTCTTCTGGCTTTTCTCGCCTTATTTATGAAACCGGAAGGTCAAGGGATGTAAAATCGGAAAAAAAAGAACAAGGGTCAGATAAAGTATGGTACGGGAAATTGCGGAAGTAAATTCATCCCCAAGATTCAGCCTTTCTCTGCGTCCTTCGCGACCTCTGCGTATTTAAAAAAAGCTTTTAAAGGAACTGAACTATCTCATCCATCGCTTTCCGGTTCTTATTCCCCTTCTTCTCAAACCCCTTTTTCGGGTAGCCGAGAGGTGTTATGGAATAGACGATCTCGTTTTCCTTCAGTGAAAGGGCCTCCCGCAGCATGTACGGGTCGTAGGCCCCCACCCAGCAGGTCGCAACTCCCTCGTACTCAGCCGCCAGGATCATGTGATCCAGGGCGATGGTGAGATCGGTTTCCAGAAAATTGTACCCATCTTTTTCCCTGACCCACGCCTGTTCCGGATAGCCCACGACCACCAGGACATGGGGCGCGCCGGAGAACCAGTCACGGCCGTAGCACGGCCGAATTTTAGCCAGCATCTCCTCTGATGAGATCACCAGGAAGCGCCACGGCTGGAAGTTCACTGCCGACGGCGCCCACCTTCCCGCCTCGAGGATCCGGTAGAGGGTATCCTGGTCGAGGGGTCGTTCGGGGTCGTAGTTCCTGATACTCTCGCGGTTTCGGATAAGTTCGTAAAAGTCCATAAAACCTCCAAAAAGGTATTTAGCTAACCGCAGAGTACGCGGAGGGACGCAGAGGAAAACAACAAATTACAGGTCGATGGTTCCATATTTAGAGCTTAATCCGGAATTCTCAATCCTCAATTCTCAATAGTTTAACCGTTCACGATTCACGGTTCACGGTTCACAGTTTTCTACTCTATCCCGTGATCCCTCAGGATCTCTATCACCCTTTGGGCATCGCCTTTTGTCACAAAGAGCATGGCAGGAACAATGAAGACACCACTTCCTTTAAACAGCTCCCCCTGGAAATTGCAGACGATCTCCTCCGCATCCAGAAGCGACTTGACCATCATGACGTCAGTGGGGTTATAGGTAGAGTATACCGCAACCAGGTCCGCGTCCCCATCCTGGATGGGACTGAGAGCTTCCTCTTCAGGCAGTTCATAAACCAGGGGCACGCCACAATCAGAGCACTCGGTGAAACCCGGTCTGTATTCAGCTTTGCAGTTAGGGCAGAACAAATAAGCCTCCCGATCTCAGATCTCAGATCTCAGATCTCAAAGTACCTGACGCAAACCGCTGGTCTATTGCTCCTCATTCTCCACCTCGTCAGACGCAACGCTCTGCTTATCCTGACTCCTCTGCCATAGATCAACAAACTTGCGGGGCCGAAAACGGATCACGGTCCTGCCGTGTCCGGAGAAACGGTATTGGACGCCTTTACCTGGATACTTAGACACCTGGATATCTAGCAGCGTGGGACGGTTTTCCGACACGCTGCTAGTTACAGGTTTTTCTCCATAAAGATCTCCACCTTCAGATTGGTCCCTGCTGCTCCAATGACTTTTACCTTCGTCCCCGCCTCGCAGTCCGGCCCCATGACACGCCAGATGGTATCGTCCACGTTGATGGTGCCCAATCCGTTCACAACAGGATCCTTAATGATGGCGATGTGTCCCAAGTAACGGGCCGCGCGCCTGTTAAGGTTGGAGACCTGGGATCTCGTGGGGTATTTTTTCAGCCTGATGAGCCACAGCGCGATGCTCACCACCGAGAATACGGCGAAAAGCAGAACCTGATACTCCCAGCCCATGCCCGGGGCGATGAGCAGTACAAACCCCACGACAGCGGCCGACACCCCCATCCAGAGAAAAAAGGTGCCGGCGACGAACGCCTCGACAATGACGAGCACCACAGCGATCACCCACCAGTGCCAGAAAACGAATTTCATCATTTTTCAGCTCCTTTTCCCTTCCCGGCATCCTTGATCAACTCACCGACCCCGCCGATGGCCCCTATCACCCCGGAGGCATCGAGGGGCATGAAGACTATCTTGGAGTTGTTGGCGACACCGATCTTTTCCAGGGACTCCACATATCTCATAGCCACGAAATAGTTCACCGCGTTGATGTCGCCCTCGGAGATGGCCTGGGAGACGTCTTTCGTGGCCTTGGCCTCGGCCTGGGCCTGGCGCTCCCTGGCTTCGGCGTTACGAAAAGCCGCTTCCCTGCGTCCCTCGGCATCCAGAACAACGGCCTGTTTCTGCCCCTCGGCTTTGAGGATCTCAGCCTGCTTGAAACCTTCCGCCTCCAGGATCTGGGCCCGCTTGTCACGCTCGGCTTTCATCTGCCGCGCCATGGACTCTACAAGGTCCTGGGGAGGCTGGATGTCCTTTATCTCCACGCGGGTGACCTTGACCCCCCACGGATTGGTGGCGGCGTCGATTACTCTCAGTAACTCAGCGTTGATCTCGTCGCGTTTTGAAAGCATCTCGTCCAGGTCCATGCTGCCCAGCACGGTCCTGATGTTGGTCAGGCCCAGGTTGGTGATGGCGTATTCGAGCCGGTTGACCTCATAGGAGCTTTTGGCAGCGTCGTCGATCTGGTAATAAAGGACACCGTCCACGGAGACCATGGCGTTATCGCGGCTGATGACGTCCTGCTTCTCGATATCGAGCACCTGTTCCATCATGTTCTTCTTGAAACCGATCTTGTCCACGAAGGGAATGATTATGTGAAGGCCCGGATCGAGTGTCCTGACGAACTTGCCCCACCTCTCCACTGTGTACCCGTACCCCTGGGGTACCGTTTTGACGCCGAGAAACAGGACAACGATGGCGAAAACGGCGACGACAATGGCGAACGCTCCAAACTCGAACATGATCCCCTCCTTTATTAACAGGTTGCAGCAGGCAGGCTTCGCCAGCAGGTTATCTCAGGCAAAACACCTTTTTATCAATAAATACCGCCTGCTCTTGTGTGAGTCCGTTTTGTTCACAGAAAAGACGGACAGGCAGGCGGTCGGTTTCATCTCCAGATTGTCGCCCCCGATGCCCCCCATGCAACTTACATAAATAATAGTCCATGGAGGATGGGAATGGCAAACGATTGATGTTATTGAAAACTATACATTAAAGTGTGCAGCCGCCCATAGATGGTGGAGCAGATGGTGTTTTACGACGCAAAGCCGGGATGACACGGGTACTTTCTCGAGAACACAAAAACGCTGCATCACAAACCTCGCGGTTCATGTTATAAACCACAGGCCATGAAGCTCCCCTCTTTGAAGAAATTACTTCTCTTGATCCTCTTGTCCGGTTTCCTGACTTTTCTTGTCGTCGGTGGCTGGCTGTTCCTGGCCGTCTCCAGTCTGCCCCAGGTGGATTTTCTCTCGAACCCCGGAGTCTCCCTGCAGGTTAACTTCCCCGACTGGCGGGGTCGTTACCATCCATATACCGTGGGTCCTGAGAATCCCGACTGGGTCCCTCTATCAAACATCCCCCAGAACCTTCGGAACGCGGTCCTCTCCGGTGAGGATTTTTCCTTTTACTCCCACAAGGGAGTGGACTGGTTCGAGCTTCGCGAATCGTTTTTAAAAGACCTTCAGGAGCGCCGTTTCTCACGGGGTGCCAGCACGATCACCCAACAGCTGGCCAAGAACCTCTTCCTGTCCCGGGACAAGACCGTAAAACGCAAGGTGAGCGAACTGGTCCTTGCCCGGCGCATGGAAAAGGCGCTGACCAAGGACCGCATTTTGGAGCTTTACCTCAATGTGGTCGAACTGGGGGATATGGTCTACGGGGTAGGGCCAGGGACACGCCACCACTTCGGCAAACAGCTGTCAGGGTTGTCACTTCGTGAATGCACCTTTCTGGCTGCCATGCTGCCCGGCCCCAAAGTCTACGATCCGGAGCGGAACATGGATCGGGTGATGAACCGCTCGGACCACATCCTCGGTGTCATGCTCAAGGGCCGCATGATCACGGACGACCAGTACCTGGCTGCCCTGGTTGAGATCCCGTTCGCCGGGGAACCTTCCGAGCTCGTGGATACAGAACAGGATCCGGGATCCGCTATGGACATACCACCGGAGATCGAAGAAGATTCAATAACAAATGAGGACCAGATTATCGTAACTCCAGAAGAGGGTGTGGAGAACGGGGAGGTGTTCACCACCCAGGACGGGATCGTTGAGATACCGATAAGATAGTACAGGAAGTGAAGCAGTGCAGAAGTGCAGAAGGTCAATTGCCTTCATGCGCCAGTAGTTCGCCGTTTCGCCACCCGTACACAGCTTGTCACGCCAAAGGCGTGATTTCCCCGTTTCCAATATTGACAGGGTCGCAAAAAGTCATCAATATTTGTCCTTTCCCTCCCTATCCCCCATCTCCCCATTCCCGGTGGTATAATTATGAGTGAAGTACCCTGTGGGGGGGGTGATCGTCTTCTGCAAGCATCTGTTTTCACCGTCAAATTCCATGCACATAGTGGAAGTTTAACCTGAAACCGGCAGTATAGTGCCGGGGTTATCAAGGGAGCTAGTTGTCATGTATCGGCTCGCATCGATTATCGT includes the following:
- a CDS encoding nitroreductase family protein, coding for MDFYELIRNRESIRNYDPERPLDQDTLYRILEAGRWAPSAVNFQPWRFLVISSEEMLAKIRPCYGRDWFSGAPHVLVVVGYPEQAWVREKDGYNFLETDLTIALDHMILAAEYEGVATCWVGAYDPYMLREALSLKENEIVYSITPLGYPKKGFEKKGNKNRKAMDEIVQFL
- a CDS encoding NfeD family protein, coding for MMKFVFWHWWVIAVVLVIVEAFVAGTFFLWMGVSAAVVGFVLLIAPGMGWEYQVLLFAVFSVVSIALWLIRLKKYPTRSQVSNLNRRAARYLGHIAIIKDPVVNGLGTINVDDTIWRVMGPDCEAGTKVKVIGAAGTNLKVEIFMEKNL
- a CDS encoding SPFH/Band 7/PHB domain protein, with protein sequence MFEFGAFAIVVAVFAIVVLFLGVKTVPQGYGYTVERWGKFVRTLDPGLHIIIPFVDKIGFKKNMMEQVLDIEKQDVISRDNAMVSVDGVLYYQIDDAAKSSYEVNRLEYAITNLGLTNIRTVLGSMDLDEMLSKRDEINAELLRVIDAATNPWGVKVTRVEIKDIQPPQDLVESMARQMKAERDKRAQILEAEGFKQAEILKAEGQKQAVVLDAEGRREAAFRNAEARERQAQAEAKATKDVSQAISEGDINAVNYFVAMRYVESLEKIGVANNSKIVFMPLDASGVIGAIGGVGELIKDAGKGKGAEK
- a CDS encoding transglycosylase domain-containing protein, with amino-acid sequence MKKLLLLILLSGFLTFLVVGGWLFLAVSSLPQVDFLSNPGVSLQVNFPDWRGRYHPYTVGPENPDWVPLSNIPQNLRNAVLSGEDFSFYSHKGVDWFELRESFLKDLQERRFSRGASTITQQLAKNLFLSRDKTVKRKVSELVLARRMEKALTKDRILELYLNVVELGDMVYGVGPGTRHHFGKQLSGLSLRECTFLAAMLPGPKVYDPERNMDRVMNRSDHILGVMLKGRMITDDQYLAALVEIPFAGEPSELVDTEQDPGSAMDIPPEIEEDSITNEDQIIVTPEEGVENGEVFTTQDGIVEIPIR